Proteins encoded in a region of the Solanum dulcamara chromosome 9, daSolDulc1.2, whole genome shotgun sequence genome:
- the LOC129904170 gene encoding uncharacterized protein LOC129904170, translating into MGEDLMTSLSIDNYQLSTFLSMDSIAVTSHEESDRDMNREIVISRPPDINLPLYVERSPPPPPQSWNHDVFDMMEVGLGHQINECYELLDLSAVGRKCDKILDSVWGAWFFFTFYFKPVLKEKSKCKVVQDSNRVSGFDKSDLQLDVFLVQHDMENMYMWVFKERPENALGEMQLRSYMNGHSKQGERSFPFSVDKGFMCSHKMQHKHHRGLSNLVCLHGIELVPSPNLSCINEEEQKKWMELTGRDLNFSIPHEARDFSSWRNLCNTDFELQRSIPLPKSNSHLPSKKLLNGTSLHLSTPASNHVNSSGLELSSDCGKKRKDFFSHGSDEDCSLSTNPSLNRHQDGEPHTIAPSWMNEFSGVMKNVYGPAAAAKVIYEDSEGYVIMITLPIVDREKVKVHWWNNIDHAIIKITFVSTACPPFVLRNGRTFKLTDPSPEHCPCGEFTREISLPTRIPDDAKLEAYFDKSGSVLELKVPKYGTTPEVHEVPVCLRPPNEFKLS; encoded by the coding sequence ATGGGGGAAGATTTGATGACAAGTCTGTCAATAGATAATTATCAATTATCTACATTCTTGTCTATGGACTCAATTGCTGTTACTTCCCATGAGGAATCAGACAGAGACATGAATAGGGAGATTGTGATTTCGAGGCCACCGGATATTAATCTCCCGTTATATGTGGAACGTAGCCCTCCTCCTCCACCTCAATCGTGGAACCATGACGTTTTTGATATGATGGAGGTTGGACTTGGACACCAGATTAATGAATGTTATGAGCTTCTTGATTTGTCTGCAGTTGGAAGGAAATGTGATAAGATATTAGATAGTGTTTGGGGTGCTTGGTTTTTCTTTACTTTCTACTTTAAGCCTGTTTTGAAGGAGAAATCTAAGTGCAAAGTTGTTCAAGATAGTAATAGGGTGTCTGGATTTGATAAGTCTGATCTCCAGCTTGATGTGTTCTTGGTTCAGCATGACATGGAGAATATGTACATGTGGGTTTTCAAGGAGAGGCCTGAAAACGCGCTGGGGGAGATGCAGTTGAGGAGTTATATGAATGGACATTCTAAGCAGGGCGAGCGTTCATTTCCATTTAGCGTTGACAAGGGTTTCATGTGTTCACATAAAATgcagcataaacatcatagagGCCTCTCCAATCTGGTGTGTTTGCATGGAATTGAGCTTGTTCCATCACCCAATTTATCATGTATTAATGAGGAAGAGCAGAAGAAGTGGATGGAACTTACTGGTAGGGATCTCAATTTTTCAATCCCACACGAAGCTAGAGACTTCAGTTCATGGCGGAACCTTTGCAACACAGATTTTGAGCTTCAAAGATCGATCCCTTTACCGAAGAGTAATTCTCATCTTCCttcaaaaaaattacttaatggTACTAGTCTTCACTTGTCAACTCCAGCATCAAACCATGTGAATAGCAGTGGTTTAGAGCTCTCATCTGATTGtggtaagaaaagaaaagacttcTTTTCTCATGGAAGTGATGAAGATTGTTCCTTGTCGACTAATCCCAGTTTAAACAGACATCAAGATGGAGAACCACACACTATTGCACCATCTTGGATGAATGAGTTTTCGGGTGTAATGAAGAACGTGTATGGGCCAGCCGCTGCTGCAAAAGTTATATACGAGGACTCAGAAGGATACGTGATTATGATAACCCTACCTATTGTTGATCGTGAAAAGGTGAAAGTTCATTGGTGGAACAATATTGATCATGCCATTATAAAAATAACATTTGTGAGCACAGCTTGCCCCCCATTTGTGCTGAGGAATGGTAGAACATTCAAGCTAACTGATCCATCTCCAGAGCACTGTCCTTGCGGTGAATTCACAAGGGAAATTTCACTTCCAACTCGAATACCTGATGATGCGAAGCTAGAAGCCTATTTTGACAAGAGTGGGTCTGTACTTGAATTGAAAGTTCCCAAATATGGCACAACTCCAGAAGTGCATGAAGTTCCTGTTTGTCTTCGACCTCCAAATGAGTTTAAGTTGTCGTGA